The Puntigrus tetrazona isolate hp1 chromosome 3, ASM1883169v1, whole genome shotgun sequence genome contains a region encoding:
- the LOC122342013 gene encoding LOW QUALITY PROTEIN: tubulin gamma-1 chain-like (The sequence of the model RefSeq protein was modified relative to this genomic sequence to represent the inferred CDS: inserted 2 bases in 2 codons; deleted 2 bases in 1 codon): MPREIITLQLGQCGNQIGFEFWKQLCAEHGISPEGIVEEFATEGTDRKDVFFYQADDEHYIPRAVLLDLEPRVIHTILNSPYANLYNPENIYLSEHGGGAGNNWASGFSQGEKIHEDIFDIIDREADGSDSLEGFVLCHSIAGGTGSGLGSYLLERLNDRYPKKLVQTYSVFPNQDEMSDVVVQPYNSLLTLKRLTQNADCVVVLDNTALNRIATDRLHIQNPSFSQINQLVSTIMSASTTTLRYPGYMNNDLIGLIASLIPTPRLHFLMTGYTPLTTDQAVASVRKTTVLDVMRRLLQPKNVMVSTGRDRQTNHCYIAILNIIQGEVDPTQVHKSLQRIRERKLANFIPWGPXSIQVALSRRSPYLPSAHRVSGLMMANHTSISSLFERTCRQYDKLRKXEAFLEQFRKEDIFKDNFDELDNSREVVQQLVDEYRAATRPDYISWGTQEQ; this comes from the exons TTGGGTTTGAGTTTTGGAAGCAGCTATGTGCTGAGCATGGCATCAGCCCAGAGGGCATCGTAGAGGAGTTTGCCACTGAGGGTACAGACCGGAAAGATGTCTTCTTCTATCAG GCAGATGATGAGCACTACATCCCTCGTGCTGTGCTGTTGGACCTGGAGCCCCGAGTCATTCACACCATCCTGAACTCTCCATATGCCAACCTATACAACCCAGAGAACATCTACCTGTCTGAGCATGGCGGTGGAGCCGGCAACAACTGGGCCAGTGGCTTCTCTCAG GGAGAAAAAATCCATGAGGACATCTTTGACATCATTGACAGAGAGGCAGATGGCAGTGACAGTCTGGAG ggGTTTGTGCTTTGCCACTCAATCGCTGGGGGAACAGGATCTGGTCTTGGGTCATACCTATTGGAGCGACTGAACGACAG gtATCCTAAAAAACTGGTTCAGACTTACTCTGTCTTTCCTAACCAAGATGAGATGAGTGATGTTGTCGTACAGCCATATAATTCTCTTCTGACGTTAAAGAGACTGACCCAGAATGCAGATTGTGTG GTTGTGCTGGACAATACTGCTTTGAACAGAATCGCCACGGACCGGCTGCACATACAGAACCCCTCTTTCTCTCAGATTAACCAACTG GTGTCCACTATAATGTCAGCAAGCACAACAACCCTCCGTTACCCTGGATATATGAACAATGATCTGATTGGTTTGATTGCATCCCTCATCCCTACTCCCCGCCTCCACTTCCTCATGACTGGATACACACCACTGACCACCGATCAGGCT GTGGCGAGTGTGAGGAAGACTACAGTTCTTGATGTGATGAGGAGGCTCCTGCAGCCCAAGAATGTTATGGTGTCCACAGGCCGAGACCGTCAGACCAATCATTGCTACATTGCCATTCTCAACATCATTCAGGGAGAGGTGGACCCCACACAG GTCCACAAGAGTTTGCAGCGAATCAGGGAGAGAAAGTTGGCTAATTTTATCCCATGGGGTC CGAGTATTCAGGTGGCACTGTCTCGCCGATCCCCCTACCTGCCGTCAGCTCATCGTGTCAGTGGACTTATGATGGCTAATCACACCAGCATCTCTTCA CTGTTTGAGCGCACCTGTCGTCAGTATGATAagctgagga aggaggccTTCCTCGAACAGTTCAGGAAGGAGGACATATTCAAGGACAACTTTGACGAGCTGGATAACTCTCGTGAGGTGGTTCAGCAGCTCGTGGATGAATAC CGCG